In Armatimonadota bacterium, the sequence CGCCCTGCTCGCGGCGCTCACCGTGCTCGTGGCGTTGCTGGTCGTCTTCTTCGGATCGGTCGGCCTGGTGGCGGCCCCCCTGCCGCTGTTCGTCCTCACTTACCGCCGGGGAGTTCGGGTGGCCGTGCTGTCGGCGGTTGTCGCCGGGTTCGCGCTGTCGCCGCTGTTCGGCTTCCCACAGGGGCTGCTGTTCGTCGCGGCCTTCGCGCCGATGGGGATCATCCAGGGGGCGATCGCGCGGCGCGGCGGCAGCGCCGTTCCCGCGCGTGCCCTGGCGTTCGGCGTGCTGGGGGGACTGGTCGTGACGGCCTTGAGCCTCGCCGCCGCGCGGGTGGTGCTGGGGCTGGACCCCCTGCAGACGCTGGTCGAAGCGCAGGTCCGGGCCACGCAGTCGGCGGCGACCATGCTGGCAAGGATGAATGCGCCGCCGGCCCAGGTCCAGCAGATGGAGGCGCTGGCAGAGCAGCTGCCCGCGTTTTTGCGCATGGTGTTCCCGGCGGCCCTGGTACTGGGGGTGGTGCTGTGGGCCTACGGCGCGTACGCGCTCGCGCGCCAGGTGATGCGTCGGCTGGGAACCGACCTGCCCGGATTCGCCCCCATCCTCACCTG encodes:
- a CDS encoding DUF2232 domain-containing protein; protein product: MTEGALLAALTVLVALLVVFFGSVGLVAAPLPLFVLTYRRGVRVAVLSAVVAGFALSPLFGFPQGLLFVAAFAPMGIIQGAIARRGGSAVPARALAFGVLGGLVVTALSLAAARVVLGLDPLQTLVEAQVRATQSAATMLARMNAPPAQVQQMEALAEQLPAFLRMVFPAALVLGVVLWAYGAYALARQVMRRLGTDLPGFAPILTWRLPPAAGAAIALPVLVGVAIQPLAPSLGRALTANAFLVGVMVFAFLGVLTMLYYLNARDVPRGGRVLAVVAVILLGDLGTFAMAILGLLDLWFDLRKIGPRAPQSAQETEQE